The following are from one region of the Salvia splendens isolate huo1 chromosome 2, SspV2, whole genome shotgun sequence genome:
- the LOC121760803 gene encoding UDP-galactose/UDP-glucose transporter 5B-like, whose translation MAEPPSQLIQKLKENKLFKLSFAVTGIMSTLLIYGVLQEKIMRVPYGPNKEFFKYSLFLVFCNRISTSAVSAAILLGSKKVLDPVAPIYKYCAISVSNILTTTCQYEALKYVSFPVQTLAKCAKMIPVMIWGTAIMQKKYTGKDYLFAILVTIGCSIFILFPAAGDISPYSRGRESTVWGVSLMIGYLGCDGFTSTFQDKLFKGYDMDIHNQIFYTTLCSCMISFTGLILQGNLFLAIDFVSRHNDCFIDIIILSTVATISQFFISYTIRNFGALTFATIMTTRQLVSILLSCVWFAHPLTAEQLIGAVIVFGSIYSKSYFRSKPKPLPSEEAENRAVSPPRSNA comes from the exons ATGGCGGAGCCTCCATCGCAGCTCATTCAGAAATTGAAAGAGAACAAGCTATTCAAATTATCGTTCGCCGTCACTGGAATCATGTCCACTCTTcttatatatggagtattacaG GAAAAGATTATGAGAGTCCCATATGGTCCAAACAAAGAATTTTTTAAGTATTCATTGTTTCTTGTCTTCTGCAACCGCATTTCAACCTCTGCTGTGTCTGCTGCAATTCTACTG GGAAGTAAAAAGGTCCTTGATCCTGTTGCTCCAATTTACAAGTATTGTGCTATATCGGTGTCTAATATACTCACTACGACTTGTCAGTATGAG GCCCTTAAATATGTCAGTTTTCCAGTGCAAACGCTGGCAAAGTGTGCCAAAATGATACCTGTGATG ATTTGGGGCACTGCCATCATGCAAAAGAAGTACACTGGAAAAGATTATTTGTTTGCCATTTTAGTCACTATTGGATGctcaatatttatattatttccg GCCGCAGGTGATATTAGTCCATACAGTAGAGGAAGAGAAAGCACTGTTTGGGGTGTTTCTTTGATGATTGGTTATCTTGG GTGTGATGGCTTCACTAGCACATTTCAGGATAAACTTTTTAAAGGCTATGATATGGACATACACAACCAGATATTTTACACGACTCTTTGTTCTTGCATGATAAGTTTCACTG GTTTGATCTTACAAGGAAATCTTTTCTTGGCTATAGACTTTGTTTCTCGGCATAATGATTGTTTCATTGACATTATTATACTTTCAACT GTTGCCACAATTAGCCAGTTCTTCATTTCTTACACCATCCGCAATTTTGGAGCTCTGACCTTTGCCACCATAATGACCACAAGACAG CTGGTCAGCATTCTACTATCTTGTGTGTGGTTTGCTCACCCACTCACCGCAGAACAATTGATTGGAGCT GTTATAGTGTTTGGTTCCATATACTCGAAAAGCTATTTTAGAAGTAAACCGAAGCCATTGCCCTCTGAAGAAGCAGAAAATAGAGCTGTTAGTCCACCAAGGAGTAACGCGTGA
- the LOC121770891 gene encoding uncharacterized protein LOC121770891: MGEMASLWSYAEHGEMDELGQKLLYTSLELEKLKSEAMEEMQKNKEYVNQLIQLLKCAIEERDEARRQLDKLTSAAAISSPYFQGGGDTSLLKPAAKANSSITESNSFTDTQNYHSPADSIFDAAAVSSPAIVQDPVVDRASVIIDNLSRGRVLPRKGMLLQAVLQAEPLLQTLMVAGPLPRWRNPPQMQPFQIPPVSIKRQQVMSGSIVSKFGDFNHGTNASLIPSAAVSSSGGGGCFQLPKRQRFC; encoded by the exons ATGGGAGAGATGGCTTCTCTTTGGAGTTATGCTGAG CATGGAGAAATGGATGAATTGGGGCAGAAGCTGCTGTACACGAGCCTGGAACTGGAGAAGCTGAAATCAGAAGCGATGGAAGAAATGCAGAAAAACAAAGAATACGTGAATCAACTGATCCAGCTCCTGAAATGCGCCATCGAAGAGCGAGACGAAGCCAGGAGGCAGCTCGACAAACTCACCAGCGCCGCCGCAATCTCTTCCCCCTATTTCCAAGGCGGCGGCGACACCTCTCTGCTGAAGCCGGCGGCAAAGGCCAATTCGAGCATAACCGAATCCAACAGCTTCACCGACACGCAAAACTATCACTCTCCCGCCGACTCCATCTTCGACGCGGCAGCCGTTTCTTCGCCGGCGATCGTCCAAGATCCCGTGGTGGATCGGGCGTCGGTGATCATCGACAACCTCTCGAGGGGGAGAGTGCTGCCGCGGAAGGGGATGCTGCTGCAGGCTGTTCTCCAGGCAGAGCCGCTGCTGCAGACACTGATGGTGGCGGGGCCTCTCCCGCGGTGGCGCAACCCGCCGCAGATGCAGCCGTTTCAGATACCGCCGGTGTCTATCAAACGGCAGCAGGTGATGAGTGGCTCAATTGTGTCGAAATTTGGTGATTTCAATCACGGGACCAATGCTTCTCTGATACCGTCTGCGGCGGTTAGTagtagcggcggcggcggctgctTCCAGTTGCCAAAACGCCAGAGGTTCTGTTGA
- the LOC121773310 gene encoding uncharacterized protein LOC121773310 → MTPQQLEDLTWEQFKTGIYDKYIPKSYKKQKETEFYNLKQGRMSVTEYDRAFFDLSRYGADQVDTDEKMSEKFCTGLRHEIRVALASRGGIPYTEALKLALDIEAALPKERPAPNPTNMSLQTSSQAPRDKRKWEGNQNQWGQKKPWHGPPRPQNFARQPIFKPTGITQPRPNLCPKCNKPHSGICRAGEMICFTCGRYGHIARNCQNGPQRRSAPTNQPAQRQHLRALHADTQNHQTPHPQRPSLSTQARAYALGRNQQNNNHGNLAGMGTLLNVPIVLLFDTGASHSFISTSCVSTLELTPEPAEPRVTVSSPVGGVIEITQKCSNLEITLGERKGWNGWPRTTPPSSAVKDIFPFKLREKGKLSSMESL, encoded by the exons ATGACCCCGCAGCAGCTAGAGGACCTAACCTGGGAACAGTTCAAGACAGGAATCTATGACAAGTACATCCCTAAGAGCTATAAAAAGCAAAAAGAAACAGAGTTTTACAACTTGAAACAGGGACGAATGTCAGTGACAGAATATGATCGCGCCTTCTTTGACCTGTCCAGGTACGGAGCTGATCAAGTGGATACGGATGAAAAGATGTCCGAGAAATTTTGTACGGGCTTGAGGCACGAAATAAGAGTAGCATTGGCTAGCCGTGGCGGAATACCATATACCGAAGCTCTAAAACTGGCCTTAGACATTGAAGCTGCATTGCCTAAGGAAAGACCTGCACCAAACCCTACAAATATGTCACTGCAGACCTCGTCCCAAGCCCCAAGGGACAAAAGGAAGTGGGAAGGAAACCAGAACCAGTGGGGACAAAAGAAGCCATGGCATGGACCACCCCGCCCACAAAACTTTGCAAGGCAGCCTATCTTTAAACCGACAGGAATCACTCAACCAAGGCCCAATCTTTGTCCCAAATGTAACAAGCCCCACAGCGGAATCTGCAGGGCCGGAGAAATGATTTGTTTTACTTGTGGAAGGTATGGCCATATCGCCAGGAACTGTCAAAATGGACCCCAGAGAAGGAGTGCACCAACTAACCAGCCAGCACAACGTCAACACTTGCGAGCTCTACATGCAGACACCCAGAACCACCAGACCCCGCATCCACAACGACCGAGCCTCTCAACTCAAGCTAGGGCATATGCATTGGGACGAAACCAACAGAACAACAACCATgggaatttggcaggtatgggcactcTATTGAACGTACCTATTGTCCTTTTGTTTGATACTGGTGCCTCGCACTCCTTCATATCAACCTCGTGTGTAAGCACTTTAGAACTCACACCAGAACCAGCCGAACCTAGAGTAACGGTGTCTTCACCAGTAGGAGGAGTTATAGAAATCACACAAAAGTGCTCGAACCTAGAAATCACGCTCGGAGAACGTAAG GGATGGAATGGTTGGCCAAGAACCACGCCACCATCAAGTGCAGTGAAAGACATATTTCCTTTCAAACTCCGGGAGAAGGGCAAGTTGAGCTCCATGGAATCACTATGA